In Polyangia bacterium, one genomic interval encodes:
- a CDS encoding diguanylate cyclase: MGTRATTDLAAQLEQGGPAGLGETIERLIQVAAEGTTRDLLFEATGDITRLLGQRGSCILLEDGPRVVAAPHAPSAIDLRLDLDRYPEISAAIERREVVTIDDVRRDPRLERVRHLLPPELRSVSAVPLARAGRCLGTFLVQSAHSVPASVEARTAASLLAKFTALILSERTHAENRNGVGLNNGRSSIDRKVGVAAGVPLNAYPPALLPESESDSFPKRILIVEDDPGLKQTLADSLEEEGFFVTTASTGEEGLVKAAAIRPSLLLLDVRLPMLDGFQLARRARETETLRTLPILFLSGADDLPARVRGAQMDDVDFLRKPFSRDELMARIQRVLEQAAGRDRLRVEAQNDELTGLGNRRSLRAALAAERARFERYGLAFSVVVFDIDKLKRINDEHGHLAGDAVIKAVADVLRREGRETDRAVRYGGDEFVVLLPHTSGDDALVFASRTLGHVARLNPDGIPVTVSVGIASLKRTAAGDIGDDVIRRADAAAYRAKRAGGNRVFRDEPT, encoded by the coding sequence ATGGGGACGCGCGCGACCACGGACCTCGCAGCGCAGTTGGAGCAGGGGGGACCGGCCGGGCTGGGCGAGACCATCGAACGACTGATTCAGGTAGCGGCCGAGGGAACGACGCGCGACCTGCTTTTCGAAGCCACCGGCGACATCACCCGCCTTTTGGGGCAGCGCGGATCGTGCATCCTGCTGGAGGACGGCCCGCGCGTGGTGGCGGCGCCGCACGCGCCGTCGGCGATCGATCTGCGCCTGGATCTGGATCGCTATCCGGAGATCTCGGCGGCCATCGAACGCCGCGAGGTGGTGACCATCGACGACGTGCGCCGCGATCCGCGCCTGGAACGGGTGCGGCATCTCTTGCCGCCAGAGCTGCGGTCGGTCTCGGCGGTGCCGCTGGCCCGGGCCGGCCGATGTCTGGGTACGTTCCTGGTGCAGTCGGCGCATTCGGTGCCGGCGTCGGTCGAGGCGCGCACCGCCGCCAGCCTGCTGGCCAAGTTCACCGCGCTGATCCTTTCAGAACGCACCCACGCGGAAAACCGCAATGGCGTCGGCCTGAACAACGGCCGCTCGTCGATCGACCGCAAAGTCGGCGTGGCGGCTGGCGTGCCGCTCAACGCCTACCCACCAGCGCTGTTGCCGGAGAGCGAATCTGACAGCTTTCCCAAGCGCATCCTGATCGTCGAGGACGATCCAGGCCTGAAACAGACGCTGGCCGACAGCCTGGAAGAAGAGGGATTCTTCGTCACCACCGCATCGACCGGCGAAGAGGGCCTGGTGAAGGCGGCGGCGATCCGGCCGTCGCTGTTGCTGCTGGATGTGAGGCTGCCGATGCTGGACGGATTTCAACTGGCGCGGCGCGCGCGAGAGACCGAGACCCTGCGCACGCTGCCGATCTTGTTTCTTTCGGGCGCCGACGATCTGCCGGCGCGGGTGCGCGGCGCGCAGATGGACGACGTGGACTTTCTGCGCAAGCCATTCTCCCGCGACGAGCTGATGGCCCGCATCCAGCGCGTGCTGGAACAGGCCGCCGGGCGCGATCGCCTGCGCGTCGAGGCCCAGAACGACGAGCTGACGGGCCTCGGCAATCGCCGCTCGCTGCGCGCCGCCCTGGCCGCCGAGCGGGCGCGCTTCGAACGTTACGGCCTGGCCTTCTCGGTGGTGGTGTTCGACATCGACAAGTTAAAGCGGATCAACGACGAACACGGCCATCTGGCCGGTGACGCCGTCATCAAAGCGGTGGCCGATGTCTTGCGCCGCGAGGGACGGGAGACCGATCGGGCGGTCCGCTATGGCGGCGACGAGTTCGTGGTCTTGTTGCCGCATACCTCGGGCGACGATGCGCTGGTGTTTGCCTCGCGCACGTTGGGCCATGTCGCCCGGTTGAACCCGGACGGGATTCCGGTGACGGTCAGCGTGGGCATCGCTTCGCTCAAAAGGACCGCCGCCGGCGACATCGGCGACGATGTCATTCGGCGCGCCGATGCGGCCGCCTATCGGGCCAAGCGCGCCGGTGGCAACCGCGTGTTTCGCGACGAGCCTACGTAA
- a CDS encoding PAS domain-containing sensor histidine kinase, with protein sequence MTIEPDENGFVFAEWSPDALIVERRDGCVVAFNALAEQLFGYAATEVIGHRSADLLWLPPGGGGSSSERTCRRKDGSQFIGDVRARRAILKNGAHLVAAVRDISGQKAVEAELKEDSRVKGASVAYAAHELRTPLNAIVGFGQLLADGDVEYGSAQHREILGYVLSCGWHLLGLVNDILDLARIESGRIVYRPEPIADVTRLVGSVVTMLAPVARAKAIDVRVDVHPSAAQAVIDPARLKQVVCNYLSNALKFTGRGGKVCIRLRAEGAQFLRLEVEDNGSGLRPQDAAKVFDEFSRLDSPNGRRRAGTGLGLSLMKRLVEGQGGTVGVRTLPDRGCAFFATFVNHQSAGAPSPSSRSSTAASGEDGDDDEDGDRGGAFSSGSW encoded by the coding sequence ATGACGATCGAACCTGATGAGAACGGATTCGTTTTTGCCGAATGGTCGCCCGACGCCCTGATCGTCGAGCGCCGGGATGGTTGCGTGGTCGCCTTCAATGCCTTGGCCGAACAACTGTTCGGTTATGCCGCCACCGAGGTGATCGGCCATCGTTCAGCGGACCTGTTGTGGCTGCCCCCAGGCGGCGGCGGTTCGTCCAGCGAACGAACCTGCCGGCGCAAGGACGGCAGCCAGTTCATCGGCGATGTCCGTGCCCGGCGCGCGATTCTGAAAAACGGCGCGCATCTGGTGGCCGCGGTTCGTGACATCAGCGGACAGAAGGCCGTCGAGGCGGAGCTGAAAGAAGACAGCCGAGTCAAAGGCGCCAGCGTCGCCTATGCCGCCCATGAGCTGCGCACCCCGCTGAACGCCATCGTCGGCTTCGGGCAGTTGCTGGCCGATGGTGACGTCGAGTACGGGTCGGCTCAGCACCGTGAGATCCTGGGCTACGTGCTGTCGTGCGGGTGGCACCTGCTGGGACTGGTGAACGACATCCTTGATCTAGCCCGTATCGAATCGGGGAGAATCGTCTATCGTCCCGAACCGATCGCCGACGTCACGCGCCTGGTCGGCAGCGTGGTGACCATGCTGGCCCCGGTGGCGCGGGCCAAGGCGATCGACGTGCGGGTGGACGTTCATCCGTCGGCGGCGCAGGCGGTGATCGATCCGGCGCGCCTCAAGCAAGTGGTCTGCAACTATCTGTCGAACGCCCTGAAGTTCACCGGCCGGGGCGGCAAGGTGTGCATCCGCCTGCGTGCCGAGGGCGCGCAGTTTCTGCGACTCGAGGTGGAAGACAACGGCAGCGGCTTGCGCCCGCAGGACGCCGCCAAGGTCTTCGACGAGTTTTCCCGCCTGGATTCGCCCAACGGCCGGCGGCGCGCCGGCACGGGGCTGGGCTTGTCGTTGATGAAGCGGCTGGTGGAAGGGCAGGGCGGCACCGTCGGCGTGCGCACCTTGCCTGACCGGGGCTGTGCTTTCTTCGCCACCTTCGTGAACCATCAATCGGCCGGCGCGCCCTCCCCGTCATCTCGGTCGAGCACCGCTGCCAGCGGCGAAGACGGTGACGACGACGAGGACGGTGATCGCGGCGGGGCGTTTTCATCGGGGTCGTGGTGA